A window of the Verminephrobacter eiseniae EF01-2 genome harbors these coding sequences:
- a CDS encoding metal-sensing transcriptional repressor — MNTHTSHPDIIKRLKRAEGHLKGIIAMLEAERSCLEIAQQLQAVESALGNAKKALVHDHIEHCLEHAIGDNPRDSGRAIREFKEITKYL, encoded by the coding sequence ATGAACACACACACATCGCACCCCGACATCATCAAGCGCCTCAAACGTGCCGAAGGCCACCTCAAGGGCATCATCGCGATGCTCGAGGCAGAACGCAGTTGCCTGGAAATCGCCCAGCAGTTGCAAGCGGTCGAGAGCGCGCTTGGCAACGCAAAAAAAGCACTGGTTCACGATCACATCGAGCATTGTCTTGAACACGCCATCGGCGACAACCCCAGGGACTCTGGTCGAGCCATCCGCGAATTCAAGGAAATCACCAAGTATTTATAA
- a CDS encoding nickel/cobalt efflux protein RcnA: MTDLLQQGVGSAWLFIPGAISLGALHGLEPGHSKAVMAAFIVAIRGTVGQAIMLGLAAMVSHTAVVWLLAFLGMRSQWNAESSEPYFQLASGMSIVAIAVWMAWRTWRGSHHHGHAALPEGAASAGQDPHELAHANEIRQRFGDGKASNRQIMLFGITSGLIPCPAAITVLLLCLQLKQVALGATLVLCFSIGLALTMVLSGVVAAISVRHVSRRWSGFGEFARRVPYVSSALIVSLGLYVSYCGWMALSGVA; this comes from the coding sequence ATGACGGATTTACTGCAACAGGGCGTTGGCAGCGCCTGGCTTTTCATTCCCGGCGCCATTTCGTTGGGCGCTTTGCATGGGCTTGAGCCGGGGCATTCCAAGGCGGTGATGGCCGCTTTCATCGTTGCCATTCGCGGCACCGTGGGCCAGGCCATCATGCTTGGCTTGGCGGCCATGGTCTCGCATACCGCCGTGGTGTGGCTGCTTGCCTTCCTTGGCATGCGCAGCCAGTGGAATGCCGAATCCTCCGAGCCGTACTTTCAATTGGCATCCGGCATGTCGATCGTCGCCATTGCCGTCTGGATGGCGTGGCGAACCTGGCGTGGGTCGCATCACCATGGTCATGCCGCCCTGCCTGAAGGCGCTGCATCCGCTGGCCAGGACCCGCATGAGCTGGCACATGCCAACGAGATCCGGCAGCGCTTTGGTGACGGCAAGGCAAGCAATCGCCAAATCATGCTCTTTGGCATCACCAGTGGATTGATTCCCTGCCCGGCAGCGATCACCGTATTGCTGCTGTGCCTGCAACTCAAGCAAGTCGCGCTGGGGGCCACGCTGGTGCTGTGCTTCAGCATCGGTCTGGCGCTGACGATGGTGTTGTCTGGCGTTGTCGCTGCCATCAGCGTGCGCCATGTTTCCAGGCGCTGGTCAGGTTTTGGCGAGTTTGCGCGCAGGGTGCCTTATGTCTCAAGCGCCCTGATCGTGTCGTTGGGGCTGTACGTCAGCTATTGCGGCTGGATGGCGCTATCGGGTGTGGCATGA
- a CDS encoding GntR family transcriptional regulator — translation MRPTPDSLHNAAAARLRAQIFAGALAPGSFLDEAALCERLAISRTPLREALKVLVAEGLLRHEPRRGCFVAEVSERDLDEIFPVMALLEGRAAHEATRRVGGADVAALEALHQRLQLCAEQGRIPDYYEANYAIHEAFITLADNRWLAQVIGDLRKILRLARLQQLHAPGRLQQSLAEHMAVFAALKARDCNAAEQAMREHLLRQRAALRDIARQQPSRLTP, via the coding sequence ATGCGCCCTACCCCCGACTCCCTGCACAACGCCGCCGCCGCGCGGCTGCGCGCGCAAATCTTCGCGGGGGCGCTGGCGCCGGGCAGTTTTCTCGACGAGGCCGCCCTGTGCGAACGGCTGGCCATTTCGCGCACTCCGCTGCGCGAGGCGCTCAAGGTGCTGGTGGCCGAAGGTCTGCTGCGCCACGAGCCGCGCCGGGGCTGCTTTGTGGCCGAGGTCAGCGAGCGCGATCTGGACGAGATCTTCCCGGTGATGGCATTGCTCGAAGGCCGCGCCGCGCACGAGGCCACGCGCCGGGTGGGCGGCGCAGATGTGGCCGCGCTGGAGGCCCTGCACCAGCGGCTGCAACTGTGCGCGGAGCAGGGACGCATCCCGGACTATTACGAGGCGAACTACGCCATTCACGAAGCCTTCATCACGCTGGCCGACAACCGCTGGCTGGCCCAGGTGATTGGCGATCTGCGCAAGATCCTGCGCCTGGCGCGGCTCCAGCAACTGCATGCGCCGGGCCGGTTGCAGCAAAGCCTGGCCGAGCATATGGCCGTGTTCGCGGCGCTCAAGGCGCGCGACTGCAACGCCGCCGAACAGGCCATGCGCGAGCATCTGTTGCGCCAACGCGCTGCGCTG
- the ylqF gene encoding ribosome biogenesis GTPase YlqF, which produces MAIQWFPGHMHLTRKAITERIGDIDAVIEVLDARLPGSSANPLLAELTGRKPRLKVLNKQDLADPERTALWLAWYQAQDGTSAVALDASGPAPVRQLIADCHRLAPHRGGMAKPMRVLICGVPNVGKSTLINRLSHKRQAKTGDEAGVTRQEQRITLADDFYLWDTPGMLWPRIIVPESGDHLAASGAIGRNAYDEELVALQLLRRLQRHYAPLLEARYRLGLPADALASLHDEELLQAIGRKRGAMQDGGQVNRQKTAEIVLTDFRSASLGRITLETPREFDAWRAAALARDAERQASKDARRKARSAGQGAYAPASARKPG; this is translated from the coding sequence ATGGCCATACAGTGGTTCCCCGGTCACATGCATTTGACCCGAAAAGCCATCACCGAACGCATCGGGGACATCGATGCCGTGATCGAGGTGCTCGACGCGCGCCTGCCAGGCTCCAGCGCCAATCCGCTGCTGGCCGAGCTTACCGGCCGCAAACCCAGGCTCAAGGTGCTCAACAAGCAGGATCTGGCCGACCCCGAGCGCACCGCGCTGTGGCTGGCCTGGTACCAGGCCCAGGACGGCACCAGCGCCGTGGCACTGGACGCATCCGGGCCTGCGCCCGTCCGCCAACTGATAGCCGACTGCCACCGGCTGGCGCCCCACCGGGGCGGCATGGCCAAGCCCATGCGTGTGCTGATCTGCGGCGTGCCGAACGTGGGCAAGTCGACGCTGATCAACCGCCTGAGCCACAAGCGCCAGGCCAAGACCGGCGACGAAGCCGGCGTCACCCGACAGGAGCAACGCATCACGCTGGCCGATGACTTCTACCTGTGGGACACGCCGGGCATGCTGTGGCCGCGCATCATCGTGCCCGAGAGCGGCGACCACTTGGCCGCCAGCGGCGCCATAGGCCGCAATGCCTACGACGAAGAACTGGTCGCGCTGCAACTGCTGCGCCGTCTGCAACGGCACTATGCCCCGCTGCTGGAGGCACGCTACCGGCTCGGCCTGCCCGCAGACGCCCTGGCCAGCCTGCACGACGAAGAACTGCTCCAGGCCATTGGCCGCAAACGCGGCGCCATGCAGGATGGCGGCCAAGTGAACCGGCAAAAGACCGCCGAGATCGTGCTGACCGATTTCCGCAGCGCCAGCCTGGGCCGCATCACACTGGAAACCCCGCGAGAATTCGACGCTTGGCGCGCCGCCGCCCTGGCCCGGGACGCCGAGCGCCAGGCGAGCAAGGACGCGCGCCGCAAAGCCAGGAGCGCGGGCCAGGGTGCATATGCACCCGCATCGGCGCGCAAGCCAGGCTGA